One genomic window of Bacteroidota bacterium includes the following:
- the rsmA gene encoding ribosomal RNA small subunit methyltransferase A, translating into MKASIQPKKQLGQHFLHDDHYCQKITGALDRTGSLPVLEIGPGTGALTRFLFPELGDRYTGLEIDPRAVSELRSRFGSGIRLIEGDFMSIPFDAWLPETEKIQVVGNLPYYITTPILFRLMEVADRLGRTVIMIQREVAERMVSRPGSKEYGILSVRFQQAADLKLITRVPPGAFHPPPTVDSAVLAIDWFTDPPLKPVSIRDFEITVRTAFHARRKTLRNNLQGLFGNPLPDLIDWSRRAETLTVKEFVTLSDYLTTHR; encoded by the coding sequence ATGAAAGCATCCATCCAGCCGAAAAAACAGTTGGGGCAGCATTTTCTTCACGATGACCATTATTGCCAGAAGATCACCGGTGCCCTCGACCGGACCGGATCGCTGCCTGTTCTTGAAATCGGACCCGGAACGGGTGCCCTTACCCGGTTTCTGTTTCCCGAACTCGGGGACCGGTATACAGGTCTTGAGATTGATCCGCGTGCCGTCTCGGAACTCCGCAGCCGGTTTGGATCGGGAATCCGGCTCATCGAAGGTGATTTCATGAGCATTCCCTTTGACGCCTGGCTGCCTGAGACTGAAAAAATTCAGGTGGTGGGAAATCTTCCGTATTACATCACCACCCCGATTCTGTTCCGTCTGATGGAAGTGGCCGATCGTCTTGGACGAACGGTGATTATGATTCAGCGCGAAGTGGCCGAGAGGATGGTTTCCAGACCCGGATCGAAGGAATATGGGATTTTAAGTGTCCGGTTTCAGCAGGCGGCCGATCTGAAACTGATTACCCGGGTTCCGCCGGGGGCTTTTCATCCGCCCCCCACCGTGGATTCTGCAGTTCTGGCCATTGACTGGTTCACAGATCCGCCGTTGAAGCCGGTTTCAATCCGGGATTTTGAAATTACCGTCCGCACGGCTTTTCATGCGCGCCGTAAAACGTTGCGGAACAATCTGCAGGGACTCTTCGGTAATCCGCTTCCCGATCTGATCGATTGGTCGCGCCGGGCCGAGACGCTAACCGTCAAAGAATTCGTAACTTTGTCCGATTATCTGACCACTCACCGATAA
- a CDS encoding TonB-dependent receptor, with amino-acid sequence MIILFIWLLLGGNEELDLGSVTGSVRDSDTRDPVELATIHLVELNRVVAASQDGSFDIQDIPYGSYTLRFYRVGYHPFTQRVRVTQHEPVRLTILLQKSETATGTVIVESEATLRTGNEPETVLAGKDLRNQLGKTIAETMATQPGLAQRSMGPAPSRPVIRGLSGDRLLILDDGSRTGDLSATSPDHALTIDPMTAERIEVFQGPEAFLFGSSVLGGVINVVKNQIMTDPSPHYHGAVSGQAESVNAGGTAGLAVSGPAGPLMMRTDGSFRQAGDISTPEGTLKNTWIQTKTVSTGLSHIWSDGYGGVSAGLYQTGYGIPGGFVGGHRNGVDISINRRSLEFRTGFATPYWFANRVETGVNHVFYHHMEEEKEGITGAEFGLLTTNAFLHLTHGHQGTLERGRWGFWFENRNYASGKLTFTPASTEQSVAGFLIEEWTWNTLRIKAALRLDYKSVAPNRPDTSNRIGYLAPRTFSDWSGGLSVDFPITQTLSAGGNLMRTFRAPGIEELYSDGPHLAAYSFEIGNPKLNQENGLGQELWLKSVTPDRTWRLAVFHSFIGGYLYPANTGRVNSKLPPLLDYQFSGADARLAGAEGQVDQQWGPWQLFASVSSVTGTLTESNHPLPQIPPVSGKVQLRYRPGQQEYGLTGRWAARQWRTGEFEEPTNGYWVTDWFSQFHWQFEEALLTLDLAVENLFDTTYRNHLSRVKSIMPEPGRNVKAMVRYYF; translated from the coding sequence GTGATAATACTTTTTATCTGGTTGCTCCTCGGCGGGAATGAAGAACTTGACCTTGGATCGGTTACCGGGTCGGTCCGTGACTCCGATACCCGCGACCCGGTCGAGCTGGCCACTATTCATCTGGTTGAACTCAACCGGGTGGTGGCTGCCAGCCAGGATGGATCATTCGACATTCAGGACATTCCTTACGGAAGTTACACCCTGCGGTTTTACCGGGTTGGCTACCATCCGTTCACTCAGCGGGTGCGTGTCACCCAGCATGAACCCGTCCGCCTGACCATCCTTCTGCAAAAGTCTGAAACGGCCACCGGAACGGTTATCGTCGAATCGGAAGCCACCCTGCGGACGGGCAATGAGCCTGAAACCGTTCTGGCCGGAAAGGATCTGCGGAATCAGCTTGGAAAAACCATCGCAGAAACCATGGCCACCCAACCTGGCCTGGCTCAGCGGTCCATGGGTCCCGCCCCTTCCCGTCCGGTTATCCGTGGACTCAGCGGTGACCGGTTGCTCATTTTGGATGATGGGAGCCGGACCGGTGATCTGTCTGCCACTTCCCCTGATCACGCCCTGACCATTGACCCGATGACAGCCGAGCGGATTGAGGTTTTTCAGGGTCCGGAAGCGTTCCTTTTCGGATCCTCGGTCCTGGGCGGCGTGATCAATGTGGTGAAAAACCAGATCATGACCGATCCCTCCCCACACTATCATGGCGCCGTGTCGGGACAAGCCGAATCGGTGAATGCAGGCGGCACCGCCGGATTGGCTGTTTCGGGTCCGGCAGGACCTCTGATGATGCGGACCGATGGAAGTTTCCGTCAGGCTGGTGATATATCCACACCGGAAGGCACTTTAAAAAACACCTGGATCCAGACAAAAACTGTCTCAACCGGACTGTCGCACATCTGGTCGGATGGATACGGCGGAGTTTCTGCCGGATTGTATCAGACGGGTTACGGAATCCCGGGCGGATTTGTGGGTGGTCACCGGAACGGAGTGGATATTTCGATCAACCGGCGATCGCTTGAGTTTCGCACCGGATTTGCGACCCCCTACTGGTTTGCCAATCGTGTGGAAACCGGGGTGAATCACGTGTTTTATCACCATATGGAAGAGGAAAAGGAAGGAATCACCGGCGCCGAATTCGGACTGCTGACCACCAATGCCTTTTTACATCTTACTCATGGACATCAGGGAACGTTGGAAAGGGGCCGCTGGGGTTTCTGGTTCGAAAACCGCAATTATGCCTCGGGGAAACTGACATTCACACCCGCCTCCACCGAGCAATCGGTGGCCGGATTTCTGATCGAAGAGTGGACATGGAACACCTTGCGGATCAAGGCAGCCTTACGATTGGATTATAAATCGGTCGCTCCCAACCGCCCGGATACTTCGAACCGGATCGGATATCTGGCTCCCCGCACTTTTAGCGACTGGTCTGGCGGTCTGAGTGTGGACTTTCCCATTACCCAAACCCTGTCGGCAGGTGGAAATCTGATGCGAACGTTCCGGGCTCCCGGAATTGAAGAATTGTATTCAGACGGACCCCATCTTGCTGCCTATTCCTTCGAAATCGGGAACCCGAAACTGAACCAGGAAAACGGCCTGGGTCAGGAGTTGTGGCTGAAATCGGTAACGCCCGATCGCACCTGGCGGCTGGCGGTTTTTCACAGTTTCATCGGCGGGTATCTGTACCCGGCCAACACCGGACGCGTCAATTCAAAACTTCCGCCGCTTCTCGACTATCAGTTTTCAGGAGCCGATGCCAGGTTGGCAGGTGCTGAAGGACAGGTGGACCAGCAATGGGGACCCTGGCAGCTGTTTGCCTCGGTGAGTTCCGTTACAGGAACCCTGACGGAAAGCAACCACCCTTTGCCGCAGATTCCGCCTGTTTCTGGAAAAGTTCAGCTCCGTTACCGTCCTGGTCAGCAGGAATACGGACTGACCGGCCGTTGGGCAGCCAGACAATGGAGAACCGGGGAATTTGAGGAACCGACCAACGGGTATTGGGTAACGGACTGGTTCAGCCAGTTTCACTGGCAATTCGAGGAGGCCCTGCTGACCCTCGATCTGGCTGTGGAAAATCTGTTTGACACCACATACCGGAATCATCTGTCACGGGTTAAATCCATCATGCCTGAACCCGGCCGGAATGTGAAAGCCATGGTCCGTTATTATTTCTGA
- a CDS encoding response regulator transcription factor, whose amino-acid sequence MKPPFKTLLVDDENLALDRLTRLLKPYPDQISLIGTASDGREAIDRIDNLKPDLVFLDVQMPERNGFEVLQEIRHQPWIVFTTAFDEYALKAFETNSIDYLLKPIDKERLALAMEKLNRLTLSDQTVLEDRLKGLIQSIQTPQATNRIRIRLGDKIRFINLNDIVFFQATDKYVGVHTVDEVHLIDDTLYQLESQLRQSNFVRIHRSTLINMDYVLEVFKWFGGKYKVRMKDKARTELVVSAGMKDNLGI is encoded by the coding sequence ATGAAGCCTCCCTTTAAAACGCTGCTGGTGGATGACGAGAACCTGGCTCTCGATCGGCTCACCCGTTTACTGAAACCCTATCCCGATCAGATTTCTCTGATTGGTACTGCATCGGATGGACGGGAAGCCATCGACCGGATCGATAACCTGAAACCCGACCTGGTATTTCTCGATGTTCAGATGCCCGAACGAAACGGGTTCGAGGTCCTTCAGGAAATCAGGCATCAGCCCTGGATTGTTTTCACCACCGCTTTTGATGAATATGCGCTGAAAGCCTTCGAAACCAACTCCATCGACTACCTGCTTAAACCCATCGATAAGGAACGGCTGGCTCTGGCCATGGAGAAACTGAACCGGTTAACGCTTTCTGACCAAACGGTGCTCGAAGACCGGCTGAAAGGTTTGATCCAATCGATTCAGACTCCACAGGCCACCAACCGGATCCGGATCAGACTCGGCGATAAAATCCGGTTCATCAACCTGAACGACATTGTGTTTTTCCAGGCGACCGATAAGTATGTGGGTGTCCACACCGTCGATGAAGTTCACCTGATTGATGACACACTGTACCAGCTTGAATCCCAGCTCAGGCAGTCCAATTTTGTCAGGATCCACCGGTCCACCCTGATCAACATGGACTATGTGCTCGAGGTGTTTAAGTGGTTCGGGGGGAAATACAAGGTCCGGATGAAGGACAAAGCCCGAACCGAACTGGTGGTGAGCGCCGGCATGAAAGACAATCTGGGAATCTGA
- the mgtE gene encoding magnesium transporter — MANPETDPELKTGPDPEDDSLIIDQGLTDDILELIADRDQGSLMNLLVDLHDSDIAVILDHLPPDDAIYLFRLLQDEQAAAVLLDVNDHTRGVILDSLGNVEITNIIDELDSDDAADVIQELPEEVAEVVLESISEEDRSEVRELLSYEEDTAGGLMATELIRIHESSSIYDAIMEIKKQAEEVEDLYDLYVVDAGERLVGTIDLKTLIITPSYKKVSEVMDTGFLTVRVDMDQEEVAHVMQKHDLVSIGVVNDQDQIVGQITIDDIVDVIRDEAQEDIQRLTGVVEESFSSRILKIVGSRLPWLLIGLFGEMISGMVIRSFESTLSQMIVLYAFIPLIMAMGGSTGVQSSSIVIQAIARGELWMSDIWKRLGKELGAALLISFTCGLIVVVVSMLTGGSLDMGLTIGGALMVVMVNAAMMGTVLPLMFEKLNVDPAMATGPFITTLNDILGLTIYFSIAYVVFF, encoded by the coding sequence ATGGCCAATCCGGAAACCGATCCTGAGCTCAAAACCGGTCCCGATCCCGAAGATGATTCGCTGATCATTGATCAGGGACTGACCGATGATATTCTTGAACTGATTGCCGACCGTGATCAGGGCAGTCTGATGAATCTGCTGGTTGATCTGCATGATTCCGATATCGCCGTTATTCTCGATCACCTGCCCCCCGATGATGCAATCTATCTTTTCCGCCTGTTGCAGGATGAACAGGCCGCCGCCGTTCTGCTCGATGTGAATGACCACACCCGCGGTGTCATTCTCGACTCGCTGGGAAATGTGGAAATCACCAACATCATCGATGAACTCGATTCGGATGATGCGGCCGACGTTATTCAGGAACTGCCCGAGGAAGTTGCCGAGGTGGTTCTCGAATCCATCAGCGAGGAAGACCGGTCCGAAGTCCGGGAACTGCTCAGTTACGAGGAAGATACCGCCGGTGGTCTGATGGCCACCGAGTTGATCCGGATCCATGAGTCAAGCAGTATTTACGATGCCATCATGGAAATTAAAAAACAGGCCGAGGAAGTCGAGGACCTGTATGATCTGTATGTGGTCGATGCCGGTGAACGGCTGGTAGGCACCATCGATCTGAAAACCCTGATCATAACCCCGAGCTATAAAAAGGTTTCCGAAGTGATGGATACCGGATTTCTGACGGTTCGGGTGGATATGGATCAGGAAGAAGTGGCACACGTCATGCAGAAACATGACCTGGTTTCCATCGGGGTGGTGAATGATCAGGATCAGATTGTGGGTCAGATCACCATCGATGATATCGTGGACGTTATCCGCGATGAAGCACAGGAAGATATTCAGCGGCTCACCGGGGTGGTCGAAGAAAGTTTCTCCTCCCGCATTCTCAAAATTGTGGGATCCCGGCTTCCCTGGCTGCTGATTGGTCTGTTTGGCGAAATGATTTCCGGAATGGTTATCCGGAGTTTTGAAAGCACGCTTTCCCAGATGATTGTGCTTTATGCTTTTATTCCACTGATCATGGCCATGGGCGGATCAACCGGTGTGCAATCCAGTTCCATCGTCATTCAGGCCATTGCCCGCGGTGAACTCTGGATGTCTGACATCTGGAAAAGGCTCGGAAAGGAATTGGGTGCCGCCCTGCTGATTTCCTTTACGTGCGGACTGATCGTGGTGGTGGTGAGTATGCTGACCGGCGGATCGCTCGATATGGGACTGACCATTGGCGGGGCACTGATGGTCGTGATGGTCAACGCAGCCATGATGGGAACCGTTCTGCCTCTCATGTTCGAAAAACTGAACGTCGATCCGGCCATGGCCACCGGACCGTTCATCACCACCCTGAATGATATTCTGGGGCTGACGATCTACTTTTCTATCGCCTACGTGGTCTTTTTCTGA
- a CDS encoding DUF4199 domain-containing protein gives MFFPGCRYEIAPFFTDSLSLSDKTPKMADKMTDDSRKSPIPSFLSGLEVRYGLILGLVLLLTIVTDFQVVRSPADLLSIRFWPLILLAIPMGVLILYYMGLVRTGFPPFREALLSGVMISLIGSVVYSVAQTVYLFYIFPERTEWFLMNEAAALSAQGLADSTIVRLKETYLSNRTPFLVLFKTTFENLSVGAVSALILIPVFQYINWKRQKGSSDR, from the coding sequence TTGTTTTTTCCTGGTTGCCGATACGAAATTGCACCATTTTTCACCGATTCGCTTTCCCTTTCCGACAAAACCCCGAAAATGGCCGATAAAATGACAGACGATTCCCGCAAATCTCCGATTCCTTCTTTCCTTTCCGGTCTGGAAGTCCGGTATGGACTGATCCTCGGATTGGTGCTCCTCCTCACGATTGTGACCGATTTTCAGGTGGTCCGGTCCCCCGCCGACCTGCTTTCCATCCGGTTCTGGCCCCTGATTCTGCTCGCCATTCCCATGGGGGTTCTCATTCTGTACTACATGGGACTGGTCCGGACCGGATTTCCCCCGTTCAGGGAGGCGTTGCTTTCGGGTGTGATGATTTCTCTGATCGGGTCAGTGGTTTATTCGGTGGCTCAGACGGTGTACCTTTTTTACATCTTTCCCGAACGGACCGAATGGTTTCTGATGAATGAAGCAGCCGCTCTGTCGGCCCAGGGGCTGGCCGATTCAACCATTGTCAGATTGAAGGAAACTTACCTTTCCAACCGGACTCCCTTTCTCGTGTTGTTTAAAACAACATTTGAAAACCTGTCGGTTGGAGCCGTCAGCGCCCTGATCCTGATTCCCGTCTTCCAATACATCAACTGGAAACGCCAGAAAGGATCGTCTGACCGTTGA
- a CDS encoding EamA family transporter: MKPAPNRLAIILSFLAIYLIWGSTYLAIKVGVDTIPPFLMAGSRHLVAGVIMLAAALFLGATRPSLAELKGAGLVGVLLLLGGNGLVSWAEQTVDSGFASLIISTTPFFMLLFDRLGPARQTPSLGSVAGLIVGFAGVILLIGPSNLLTPGSVDWVGVGMLLIATASWALGSMVARYHAMPTNPVMSTAMQMLAGSAAVLIVSLLMNEPADFRLSQVSAASFWSWIYLIVAGSIVGFSAFVYLMRHVSPARVSTYAYVNPVVAVLLGWWLGNEPLTAGMIAGGVLILGSVAVISVLKGR, from the coding sequence TTGAAACCAGCCCCCAACCGCCTGGCGATTATCCTGTCGTTTCTGGCCATTTACCTCATCTGGGGATCCACCTATCTGGCCATCAAGGTAGGAGTCGATACCATTCCGCCCTTTCTTATGGCCGGATCGCGGCATCTGGTGGCCGGAGTGATCATGCTGGCTGCGGCCCTTTTTCTGGGGGCCACCCGGCCGTCCCTCGCCGAGCTAAAAGGAGCAGGTCTGGTAGGGGTTCTGCTTTTGCTGGGCGGGAACGGATTGGTTTCCTGGGCCGAACAGACGGTTGATTCGGGATTTGCTTCCCTGATTATTTCAACCACTCCGTTTTTTATGCTGTTATTCGACCGGTTGGGTCCGGCCAGACAAACACCCAGCCTGGGGTCGGTTGCCGGCCTTATCGTTGGTTTTGCCGGGGTGATTCTGCTGATAGGTCCATCAAATCTGCTGACTCCCGGATCGGTGGATTGGGTAGGGGTGGGCATGCTGCTGATTGCCACCGCCTCGTGGGCGTTGGGCTCGATGGTGGCCCGGTATCATGCCATGCCAACCAATCCTGTCATGTCGACGGCCATGCAGATGCTGGCGGGAAGTGCGGCGGTTCTGATTGTGTCCCTTCTGATGAATGAACCAGCCGACTTTCGGTTGTCACAGGTTTCTGCGGCCTCCTTCTGGTCCTGGATCTACCTCATTGTGGCGGGATCCATTGTGGGCTTTTCGGCTTTTGTCTACCTGATGCGGCATGTGTCGCCCGCCCGTGTTTCAACATATGCGTATGTGAATCCGGTGGTGGCGGTCCTGCTGGGCTGGTGGCTGGGAAATGAGCCGCTCACAGCTGGTATGATAGCTGGCGGTGTGCTGATTCTCGGATCAGTTGCAGTTATTTCGGTTTTAAAAGGAAGGTAG
- a CDS encoding transketolase — MKTYEDFLREYAQQNDSLVVMTAENRAAIRNLPPHLGNRFIDVGICEQTMVGMAAGLALRGRKPVIHALATFLTLRAFEFIRTDIGIPGLPVTLVGGVPGFLSDGNGPTHQAIEDISILRGIPNMQVFCPADAVELAAGIPSIIDSGKPCYIRYYGGPAVVDHQPFEYGKAEWLATGTDVALLSYGFLIREVMSARKKLEAAGYSVSVINMRMLSPVDEETILRAGRSHQLVVTIEDHFLKGGLYSIVSEVYMKYLYDHNWGSSETLMMRETNMPYFTYHEDYRLAKVYPIALENRWFKPALLDRVLDHEGFTGEKLAHRIQTELKQKSILPSKN; from the coding sequence ATGAAAACCTACGAAGATTTTTTACGCGAGTACGCACAGCAAAACGATTCTCTGGTGGTCATGACCGCCGAAAACCGGGCCGCCATCCGGAACCTGCCTCCCCATCTCGGAAACCGGTTCATCGATGTGGGAATCTGCGAACAAACCATGGTTGGCATGGCAGCAGGACTGGCTCTCCGGGGTCGCAAGCCAGTCATTCATGCCCTGGCCACCTTTCTCACGCTTCGGGCTTTTGAATTCATCCGCACCGATATCGGCATTCCCGGTCTTCCCGTCACGCTGGTCGGCGGTGTTCCAGGCTTCTTGTCGGATGGCAACGGACCCACACATCAGGCCATTGAAGACATCTCCATTCTCCGCGGCATCCCCAATATGCAGGTGTTCTGTCCGGCCGACGCGGTCGAACTGGCAGCAGGAATTCCCTCCATCATCGACTCGGGTAAACCCTGCTATATCCGCTATTACGGCGGACCAGCCGTGGTTGACCATCAGCCTTTCGAATACGGAAAAGCCGAGTGGCTGGCCACCGGAACCGATGTGGCGCTGCTGAGTTACGGATTTCTGATCCGCGAAGTCATGAGTGCCCGGAAAAAACTCGAGGCAGCCGGTTATTCAGTCAGTGTCATCAACATGCGGATGCTCAGTCCGGTTGATGAGGAAACCATTTTACGGGCAGGCCGTTCACACCAGTTGGTTGTCACCATTGAGGATCATTTCCTGAAGGGCGGATTGTACAGCATTGTATCTGAAGTCTACATGAAATACCTGTATGATCACAACTGGGGATCCTCTGAAACGCTGATGATGCGTGAAACGAACATGCCCTATTTCACTTACCATGAAGATTACCGGCTGGCAAAGGTTTATCCCATCGCTCTGGAAAACCGCTGGTTTAAGCCTGCCCTGCTAGACAGGGTGCTCGATCATGAAGGGTTTACCGGCGAAAAACTGGCTCACCGCATCCAGACCGAACTGAAACAGAAATCCATTCTTCCATCCAAAAACTGA
- a CDS encoding histidine kinase, whose translation MRTFRETIDYLRRPTSLWVIVIAIVTISTTLQFVFPEQKWTPGHLALNLWFTSVLTVTSFFMVMFFRAVERETFWKRVVYSYLSLTLAAAVGSFIAIAGIAVFAPGVNPPHPIPLMFLSNWMVTLIAGTVVNIYSYYAIRLENLAHELAEKQVNEQRILNLQAKARMESLRARVNPHFLFNTLNSISSLVYTNPELAEDMIQKLANLFRFSLDHEGDDLVDLKRELQIVRNYLDIEKVRLNDRLIYSIEVDPELETMKIPPFLIQPLVENAIKHGLTKKSGGGTLVVSAARNTGFWTITVSDNGVGFNGTIPEDRFGLRGVRDRLLLHYGPSARLEVIPGHGATVQLTLPTQPKPVHEASL comes from the coding sequence ATGCGCACCTTCAGAGAAACCATCGACTACCTTCGCCGCCCGACCTCCTTATGGGTCATTGTCATTGCCATCGTTACCATTTCGACCACCCTTCAATTTGTGTTCCCCGAACAGAAATGGACACCCGGACATCTGGCGCTGAATCTGTGGTTCACCTCGGTATTGACGGTCACATCCTTTTTTATGGTGATGTTTTTCAGGGCGGTTGAGCGGGAAACCTTCTGGAAACGGGTGGTCTACAGCTATTTGTCTCTGACTCTTGCCGCCGCGGTTGGTTCCTTTATTGCGATTGCCGGAATTGCTGTCTTTGCTCCCGGCGTTAATCCTCCCCACCCCATTCCGCTGATGTTTCTGAGTAACTGGATGGTCACACTTATTGCCGGAACGGTGGTCAATATTTACAGTTACTACGCCATCCGGCTCGAAAATCTGGCCCACGAACTGGCAGAAAAACAGGTGAACGAACAGCGCATTCTGAACCTTCAGGCCAAGGCGAGAATGGAAAGTCTGAGGGCACGTGTGAATCCGCATTTTCTGTTCAACACCCTCAACTCCATTTCCAGTCTGGTATACACCAATCCGGAACTGGCCGAGGATATGATTCAGAAGCTGGCCAATCTTTTCCGTTTTTCCCTCGATCACGAAGGGGATGATCTGGTCGATCTGAAACGGGAATTGCAGATTGTGAGAAATTACCTCGACATTGAAAAAGTGCGTTTAAATGACCGCCTCATTTATTCCATCGAAGTAGATCCTGAACTGGAGACCATGAAAATACCCCCTTTCCTTATTCAGCCGCTGGTCGAGAATGCCATTAAGCATGGTCTCACCAAAAAGTCGGGCGGTGGAACCCTGGTGGTAAGTGCCGCACGAAACACGGGTTTCTGGACCATTACTGTCAGCGACAACGGTGTTGGCTTTAACGGCACCATTCCGGAAGACCGTTTCGGATTAAGGGGAGTCCGTGACCGCCTGCTGCTGCACTACGGACCTTCAGCCCGGCTCGAGGTGATTCCGGGTCACGGCGCCACTGTACAATTAACCCTTCCCACTCAACCAAAACCAGTCCATGAAGCCTCCCTTTAA
- a CDS encoding transketolase, with the protein MTPDKLHELESLALKVREHIIRLSTNGGCFIGASLSCADLIVYLYKEVLSVQPDQVNDPDRDYLLLSKGHDVPALYGTLAELGFFEKERLANHLHTTDSIYWHPNRAVPGIEFHSGSLGHLLSVGAGIAMDMKMRGKKNRVFVILGDGELNEGSIWEACLVAANLKLDNLVAIVDRNEFQANVRTEDLMPLEPLPTKFEAFGWQTARVNGHDFQALETGFNFLPRNTGKPSVLIANTVRGKGLPSIEKRADRWFVNFSQEEVENLLKELHGQAQTQLTSETLMVR; encoded by the coding sequence ATGACCCCCGACAAACTTCACGAACTGGAATCACTGGCCCTGAAAGTCAGGGAACATATCATCCGGCTTTCCACCAACGGCGGCTGCTTTATCGGCGCCTCGCTGTCCTGTGCCGACCTCATTGTTTACCTCTACAAGGAAGTGCTCTCGGTTCAGCCCGACCAGGTGAACGATCCTGACCGCGACTATCTGCTGCTCTCGAAAGGTCACGACGTTCCGGCCTTGTATGGTACGCTGGCCGAACTCGGCTTTTTCGAAAAGGAACGACTGGCTAACCACCTTCACACAACCGATTCCATTTACTGGCATCCGAACCGTGCAGTTCCCGGCATTGAATTTCACAGCGGATCGCTGGGTCACCTGCTGTCGGTGGGAGCCGGAATCGCCATGGATATGAAAATGCGCGGAAAGAAAAACCGCGTGTTCGTAATTCTCGGCGATGGCGAGTTGAACGAGGGTTCCATTTGGGAAGCCTGCCTCGTTGCCGCCAACCTGAAACTGGATAACCTGGTTGCTATTGTAGATCGGAATGAGTTTCAGGCGAATGTCCGCACCGAAGACCTGATGCCGCTGGAGCCCCTGCCAACCAAGTTCGAAGCCTTTGGCTGGCAGACTGCCCGGGTGAACGGACATGATTTCCAGGCGCTCGAAACCGGATTTAACTTTCTGCCCCGGAACACCGGGAAACCATCTGTGCTGATAGCCAATACCGTCCGTGGCAAAGGACTTCCATCCATCGAAAAGCGAGCCGATCGCTGGTTCGTGAACTTTTCTCAGGAAGAAGTGGAAAACCTGCTGAAGGAATTGCACGGCCAGGCACAGACGCAGTTAACCAGCGAAACCCTGATGGTCAGATAA
- a CDS encoding glycosyltransferase family protein, giving the protein MRLTIVVQARTGSSRLPNKILMPLAGKPLLQRQLERIQAADTGADLIVATTDSPADDAVRDLCRELGIRCYSGHPTDLLDRHYRAVSATRPDAVVKIPSDCPLIDPEVISLVLDFYRYAYRDYDFVSNLHPATWPDGNDVEVMSFAALETAWKEAKKPHEREHTTPFIWDQPDRFRIGNVIWPSGLDLSMSHRFTIDYPDDYEFIRSVYDDLHREGEPPFGVKAILDLLEAKPDLLKLNARFAGVNWYRHHLDDLKSVTAADTRHPESN; this is encoded by the coding sequence ATGCGACTCACCATTGTGGTCCAGGCACGGACCGGTTCTTCACGATTACCGAACAAGATTCTCATGCCTCTGGCAGGGAAACCCTTGCTTCAGCGGCAACTGGAACGGATTCAGGCTGCTGACACTGGGGCTGATCTGATCGTTGCGACCACCGACTCACCGGCCGATGACGCGGTCCGTGATTTATGCAGGGAACTGGGGATCCGGTGCTACTCGGGGCACCCGACCGATCTGCTTGACCGGCATTACCGGGCTGTTTCTGCCACCCGACCCGATGCAGTCGTGAAAATTCCCAGTGATTGTCCGCTCATCGATCCGGAAGTGATATCACTGGTTCTTGATTTCTATCGCTATGCGTATCGGGATTATGATTTTGTCAGCAATCTGCATCCGGCCACCTGGCCAGACGGAAACGATGTGGAAGTCATGAGTTTTGCGGCTCTCGAAACCGCCTGGAAGGAAGCAAAGAAACCCCACGAGCGTGAACACACCACGCCCTTTATCTGGGACCAGCCCGACCGGTTCCGGATTGGAAACGTGATCTGGCCTTCCGGACTGGATCTTTCCATGTCGCACCGGTTCACCATCGATTACCCCGACGATTATGAATTCATCCGGTCGGTATATGATGACCTGCACCGTGAAGGAGAACCTCCATTCGGGGTAAAGGCCATTCTGGACTTGCTGGAAGCGAAACCAGACCTTCTTAAACTCAATGCCCGGTTTGCCGGAGTGAACTGGTATCGTCATCATCTTGACGACCTGAAGTCGGTCACCGCCGCCGACACCCGACATCCGGAATCAAATTAA